From the genome of Triticum aestivum cultivar Chinese Spring chromosome 3B, IWGSC CS RefSeq v2.1, whole genome shotgun sequence, one region includes:
- the LOC123071106 gene encoding carboxyl-terminal-processing peptidase 2, chloroplastic isoform X7 gives MALAVSLSAPAYYTAPPPSVSALTEENLLFLEAWHVVDHGYYYKSFNGQSWFRYRERSLRNNPMNTRHETYAAIKKMLATLDDPFTRLLEPEKFKSSRSGTQGALMGVGLSIGYPLAPNGSTTRLSVMSAAPRGPAEKAGIVSGDVILAIDDASAQDIWVLRSSVDLTILSGADTRHFVLKRERYTLNPVMSRMCEIPGSEDSSEIGYIKLTTFNQNAAGSVKEAIKKLRENNVKPFVLDLRNNSGGLFPEGIEIAKIWRDIVFSFRRFNYSSGYKM, from the exons ATGGCGCTCGCCGTGTCCCTATCCGCGCCCGCCTACTACACGGCGCCGCCCCCAT CAGTGTCGGCGCTCACGGAGGAGAACCTGCTGTTCCTGGAGGCGTGGCATGTGGTCGACCACGGCTACTATTACAAGTCCTTCAACGGGCAGAGCTGGTTCAGGTACCGCGAGCGCTCCCTCCGCAACAACCCCATGAACACACGCCATGAGACAT ATGCGGCGATTAAGAAGATGCTTGCAACATTGGATGATCCGTTCACTCGGTTACTGGAACCCGAGAAATTCAAAAGTTCGCGG TCTGGCACGCAAGGTGCCCTCATGGGTGTAGGTTTATCCATCGGCTATCCATTGGCGCCTAATGGATCAACTACAAGGCTATCTGTAATGTCAGCTGCCCCACGGGGTCCTGCAGAAAAGGCGGGCATCGTGTCTGGAGACGTTATTTTGGCAATTGACGATGCAAGTGCGCAAGACATCT GGGTCCTGAGAAGCTCAGTAGATTTGACTATTCTCAGTGGAGCTGATACCAGACATTTTGTTTTGAA GAGAGAAAGATATACTTTAAACCCGGTAATGTCAAGGATGTGTGAGATTCCAGGTTCAGAGGACAGCTCAGAGATCGGTTACATCAAATTAACAACATTTAACCAAAATGCTGCAG GATCCGTGAAGGAAGCCATTAAGAAATTAAGGGAGAACAATGTAAAGCCCTTCGTGTTGGATCTGCGGAATAACAG CGGTGGCCTTTTTCCTGAAGGGATTGAGATTGCGAAGATTTG GAGGGACATTGTTTTTAGCTTTAGACGATTCAATTATTCAAGTGGATATAAGATGTAG
- the LOC123065818 gene encoding UDP-glycosyltransferase 87A1, whose amino-acid sequence MATSATAARHMVALPYPGRGHINPMLAVCRLLVGADGALTVTVVVTEEWHGLLASAGVSTTLPECVRLVTVPNVIPSEHGRGADHAGFIEAVSCNLAEPVERLLDRLVLELGRRPEAIVADTCLQWAVAAGARRGIPVCSLWTQPATFFLALCHLDVWPPVDEGASEEELSCKSMEQYVPGLSSVRLSDLKIFRAWERPMKIVAEAFANVRKAQCVLFTSFHELEPSSMNTIAESLRSPIYPIGPSILRAPDKGESARDEEHRRWLDAQPENSVLYVSFGSFVAMPPKQVEEIAVGLRDSAVRFFWVARDRATAGLREKCGDKGMAVPWCDQQEVLSHPSVGGFLSHCGWNSVLEAVCAGVPVIGFPVVWDQLVNARMVADEWKTGINLRQQRGEDGIVSRAAVSDAARKLMDLDSDAGREMRRRAAQLRDASRGAVLEGGSSQRSLSGFLEDLVDGKLEVAESSA is encoded by the exons ATGGCCACGTCCGCAACGGCGGCTCGGCACATGGTCGCTTTGCCGTACCCGGGCCGCGGCCACATCAACCCCATGCTTGCCGTGTGCCGCCTGCTCGTCGGCGCCGACGGCGCCCTCACCGTCACCGTCGTCGTCACGGAGGAGTGGCACGGGCTGCTGGCCTCCGCCGGAGTGTCCACCACGCTGCCGGAGTGCGTCCGCCTCGTCACCGTCCCCAACGTCATCCCCTCAGAGCACGGCCGTGGGGCCGACCACGCCGGCTTCATCGAGGCAGTAAGCTGCAATTTGGCGGAGCCCGTCGAGCGGCTGCTCGACCGGCTGGTGCTGGAGCTGGGGCGGAGGCCAGAAGCTATCGTGGCCGACACATGCCTGCAGTGGGCGGTCGCGGCCGGCGCGCGGCGCGGGATACCGGTGTGCTCGCTGTGGACCCAGCCGGCCACGTTCTTCCTGGCGCTCTGCCATTTGGACGTGTGGCCGCCGGTGGATGAAGGTGCCAGCGAAGAAG AATTAAGCTGCAAGTCCATGGAGCAATACGTCCCGGGCCTGTCATCAGTAAGATTGTCTGATCTCAAGATCTTCAGAGCCTGGGAGCGGCCAATGAAAATAGTAGCAGAGGCGTTCGCCAACGTACGTAAAGCGCAGTGCGTCCTCTTCACCTCCTTCCACGAGCTCGAGCCCAGTTCCATGAACACAATAGCAGAGTCACTTCGCTCCCCAATCTATCCAATCGGCCCTTCAATCCTACGTGCGCCGGACAAAGGGGAGAGCGCCCGTGACGAGGAGCACCGGCGCTGGCTGGACGCGCAGCCGGAGAACTCGGTGCTGTACGTCTCGTTCGGCAGCTTCGTCGCCATGCCGCCCAAGCAGGTCGAGGAGATCGCCGTGGGGCTGCGCGACAGCGCGGTCAGGTTCTTCTGGGTGGCCCGGGACAGGGCCACCGCCGGCCTGCGGGAGAAGTGCGGCGACAAGGGGATGGCGGTGCCGTGGTGTGACCAGCAGGAGGTGCTGAGCCACCCGTCCGTCGGCGGCTTCCTCAGCCACTGCGGGTGGAACTCGGTGCTCGAAGCCGTGTGCGCTGGAGTGCCCGTGATTGGCTTCCCTGTTGTGTGGGATCAGCTGGTGAATGCCCGGATGGTCGCCGACGAATGGAAGACCGGCATCAACCTGAGGCAGCAGAGGGGGGAGGATGGGATCGTGAGCAGGGCCGCGGTCTCTGATGCCGCGAGGAAGCTGATGGATTTGGACAGTGATGCCGGCCGGGAGATGAGGAGGAGGGCTGCCCAGCTGCGGGATGCTTCCCGTGGTGCGGTCCTCGAAGGCGGCTCGTCGCAGCGTTCTCTCAGCGGTTTCCTGGAGGATCTTGTCGACGGAAAATTGGAGGTCGCTGAAAGTTCTGCGTGA
- the LOC123071106 gene encoding uncharacterized protein isoform X1: MGAARDEAGLAAASSSHTRPRPSSSRIPAPARPRPLPPSHLPRTSPARPRRRRRCPSDPTAVDLLLVSLAPVPPLLPSEPQQREDEEHNDDDGGEQQQAAAGRERRAAAEGGRGARRRRWQRVVYSAARAVLERLMRRPHPPRSRLLALARLLLPRDLIQTGPPGPSGFHGCTGQLGCDGRCCRRPRPPRDRVDGARRVPIRARLLHGAAPISVGAHGGEPAVPGGVACGRPRLLLQVLQRAELVQMRRLRRCLQHWMIRSLGYWNPRNSKVRGKSGTQGALMGVGLSIGYPLAPNGSTTRLSVMSAAPRGPAEKAGIVSGDVILAIDDASAQDIWVLRSSVDLTILSGADTRHFVLKRERYTLNPVMSRMCEIPGSEDSSEIGYIKLTTFNQNAAGSVKEAIKKLRENNVKPFVLDLRNNSGGLFPEGIEIAKIWRDIVFSFRRFNYSSGYKM; encoded by the exons ATGGGGGCCGCGCGCGACGAGGCCggcctagccgccgcctcctcctcgcacACGCGCCCCCGTCCCTCGTCCTCCCGCATCCCAGCCCCCGCTCGCCCCCGACCTCTCCCTCCCTCGCACCTCCCTCGCACCTCGCCGGCCCGCCCACGTCGCCGCCGCCGATGCCCCTCGGATCCCACCGCGGTGGACCTTCTCCTCGTCTCCCTCGCTCCCGTCCCCCCTCTCCTTCCCTCGGAGCCCCAGCAGAGGGAGGACGAGGAGCACAACGACGACGATGGCGGGGAACAGCAGCAGGCAGCAGCAGGTCGCGAGCGACGAGCAGCAGCGGAGGGAGGACGAGGAGcacgacggcggcggtggcagagaGTGGTGTACAGCGCCGCCAGGGCCGTGCTGGAGCGGCTGATGCGTCGGCCGCATCCGccgaggagccggctgctagccctGGCCCGTCTCCTCCTCCCTCGGGATTTGATCCAGACAGGTCCACCGGGCCCTTCGGGGTTCCACGGTTGCACGGGCCAGCTCGGCTGCGACGGACGCTGCTGCCGCCGGCCTCGGCCGCCGCGCGACCGTGTGGATGGCGCTCGCCGTGTCCCTATCCGCGCCCGCCTACTACACGGCGCCGCCCCCAT CAGTGTCGGCGCTCACGGAGGAGAACCTGCTGTTCCTGGAGGCGTGGCATGTGGTCGACCACGGCTACTATTACAAGTCCTTCAACGGGCAGAGCTGGTTCAG ATGCGGCGATTAAGAAGATGCTTGCAACATTGGATGATCCGTTCACTCGGTTACTGGAACCCGAGAAATTCAAAAGTTCGCGG TAAGTCTGGCACGCAAGGTGCCCTCATGGGTGTAGGTTTATCCATCGGCTATCCATTGGCGCCTAATGGATCAACTACAAGGCTATCTGTAATGTCAGCTGCCCCACGGGGTCCTGCAGAAAAGGCGGGCATCGTGTCTGGAGACGTTATTTTGGCAATTGACGATGCAAGTGCGCAAGACATCT GGGTCCTGAGAAGCTCAGTAGATTTGACTATTCTCAGTGGAGCTGATACCAGACATTTTGTTTTGAA GAGAGAAAGATATACTTTAAACCCGGTAATGTCAAGGATGTGTGAGATTCCAGGTTCAGAGGACAGCTCAGAGATCGGTTACATCAAATTAACAACATTTAACCAAAATGCTGCAG GATCCGTGAAGGAAGCCATTAAGAAATTAAGGGAGAACAATGTAAAGCCCTTCGTGTTGGATCTGCGGAATAACAG CGGTGGCCTTTTTCCTGAAGGGATTGAGATTGCGAAGATTTG GAGGGACATTGTTTTTAGCTTTAGACGATTCAATTATTCAAGTGGATATAAGATGTAG
- the LOC123071106 gene encoding uncharacterized protein isoform X3: MGAARDEAGLAAASSSHTRPRPSSSRIPAPARPRPLPPSHLPRTSPARPRRRRRCPSDPTAVDLLLVSLAPVPPLLPSEPQQREDEEHNDDDGGEQQQAAAGRERRAAAEGGRGARRRRWQRVVYSAARAVLERLMRRPHPPRSRLLALARLLLPRDLIQTGPPGPSGFHGCTGQLGCDGRCCRRPRPPRDRVDGARRVPIRARLLHGAAPISVGAHGGEPAVPGGVACGRPRLLLQVLQRAELVQMRRLRRCLQHWMIRSLGYWNPRNSKVRGKSGTQGALMGVGLSIGYPLAPNGSTTRLSVMSAAPRGPAEKAGIVSGDVILAIDDASAQDIWVLRSSVDLTILSGADTRHFVLKRERYTLNPVMSRMCEIPGSEDSSEIGYIKLTTFNQNAAGSVKEAIKKLRENNVKPFVLDLRNNSGGLFPEGIEIAKI; encoded by the exons ATGGGGGCCGCGCGCGACGAGGCCggcctagccgccgcctcctcctcgcacACGCGCCCCCGTCCCTCGTCCTCCCGCATCCCAGCCCCCGCTCGCCCCCGACCTCTCCCTCCCTCGCACCTCCCTCGCACCTCGCCGGCCCGCCCACGTCGCCGCCGCCGATGCCCCTCGGATCCCACCGCGGTGGACCTTCTCCTCGTCTCCCTCGCTCCCGTCCCCCCTCTCCTTCCCTCGGAGCCCCAGCAGAGGGAGGACGAGGAGCACAACGACGACGATGGCGGGGAACAGCAGCAGGCAGCAGCAGGTCGCGAGCGACGAGCAGCAGCGGAGGGAGGACGAGGAGcacgacggcggcggtggcagagaGTGGTGTACAGCGCCGCCAGGGCCGTGCTGGAGCGGCTGATGCGTCGGCCGCATCCGccgaggagccggctgctagccctGGCCCGTCTCCTCCTCCCTCGGGATTTGATCCAGACAGGTCCACCGGGCCCTTCGGGGTTCCACGGTTGCACGGGCCAGCTCGGCTGCGACGGACGCTGCTGCCGCCGGCCTCGGCCGCCGCGCGACCGTGTGGATGGCGCTCGCCGTGTCCCTATCCGCGCCCGCCTACTACACGGCGCCGCCCCCAT CAGTGTCGGCGCTCACGGAGGAGAACCTGCTGTTCCTGGAGGCGTGGCATGTGGTCGACCACGGCTACTATTACAAGTCCTTCAACGGGCAGAGCTGGTTCAG ATGCGGCGATTAAGAAGATGCTTGCAACATTGGATGATCCGTTCACTCGGTTACTGGAACCCGAGAAATTCAAAAGTTCGCGG TAAGTCTGGCACGCAAGGTGCCCTCATGGGTGTAGGTTTATCCATCGGCTATCCATTGGCGCCTAATGGATCAACTACAAGGCTATCTGTAATGTCAGCTGCCCCACGGGGTCCTGCAGAAAAGGCGGGCATCGTGTCTGGAGACGTTATTTTGGCAATTGACGATGCAAGTGCGCAAGACATCT GGGTCCTGAGAAGCTCAGTAGATTTGACTATTCTCAGTGGAGCTGATACCAGACATTTTGTTTTGAA GAGAGAAAGATATACTTTAAACCCGGTAATGTCAAGGATGTGTGAGATTCCAGGTTCAGAGGACAGCTCAGAGATCGGTTACATCAAATTAACAACATTTAACCAAAATGCTGCAG GATCCGTGAAGGAAGCCATTAAGAAATTAAGGGAGAACAATGTAAAGCCCTTCGTGTTGGATCTGCGGAATAACAG CGGTGGCCTTTTTCCTGAAGGGATTGAGATTGCGAAGATTTG A
- the LOC123071106 gene encoding uncharacterized protein isoform X2, protein MGAARDEAGLAAASSSHTRPRPSSSRIPAPARPRPLPPSHLPRTSPARPRRRRRCPSDPTAVDLLLVSLAPVPPLLPSEPQQREDEEHNDDDGGEQQQAAAGRERRAAAEGGRGARRRRWQRVVYSAARAVLERLMRRPHPPRSRLLALARLLLPRDLIQTGPPGPSGFHGCTGQLGCDGRCCRRPRPPRDRVDGARRVPIRARLLHGAAPIVGAHGGEPAVPGGVACGRPRLLLQVLQRAELVQMRRLRRCLQHWMIRSLGYWNPRNSKVRGKSGTQGALMGVGLSIGYPLAPNGSTTRLSVMSAAPRGPAEKAGIVSGDVILAIDDASAQDIWVLRSSVDLTILSGADTRHFVLKRERYTLNPVMSRMCEIPGSEDSSEIGYIKLTTFNQNAAGSVKEAIKKLRENNVKPFVLDLRNNSGGLFPEGIEIAKIWRDIVFSFRRFNYSSGYKM, encoded by the exons ATGGGGGCCGCGCGCGACGAGGCCggcctagccgccgcctcctcctcgcacACGCGCCCCCGTCCCTCGTCCTCCCGCATCCCAGCCCCCGCTCGCCCCCGACCTCTCCCTCCCTCGCACCTCCCTCGCACCTCGCCGGCCCGCCCACGTCGCCGCCGCCGATGCCCCTCGGATCCCACCGCGGTGGACCTTCTCCTCGTCTCCCTCGCTCCCGTCCCCCCTCTCCTTCCCTCGGAGCCCCAGCAGAGGGAGGACGAGGAGCACAACGACGACGATGGCGGGGAACAGCAGCAGGCAGCAGCAGGTCGCGAGCGACGAGCAGCAGCGGAGGGAGGACGAGGAGcacgacggcggcggtggcagagaGTGGTGTACAGCGCCGCCAGGGCCGTGCTGGAGCGGCTGATGCGTCGGCCGCATCCGccgaggagccggctgctagccctGGCCCGTCTCCTCCTCCCTCGGGATTTGATCCAGACAGGTCCACCGGGCCCTTCGGGGTTCCACGGTTGCACGGGCCAGCTCGGCTGCGACGGACGCTGCTGCCGCCGGCCTCGGCCGCCGCGCGACCGTGTGGATGGCGCTCGCCGTGTCCCTATCCGCGCCCGCCTACTACACGGCGCCGCCCCCAT TGTCGGCGCTCACGGAGGAGAACCTGCTGTTCCTGGAGGCGTGGCATGTGGTCGACCACGGCTACTATTACAAGTCCTTCAACGGGCAGAGCTGGTTCAG ATGCGGCGATTAAGAAGATGCTTGCAACATTGGATGATCCGTTCACTCGGTTACTGGAACCCGAGAAATTCAAAAGTTCGCGG TAAGTCTGGCACGCAAGGTGCCCTCATGGGTGTAGGTTTATCCATCGGCTATCCATTGGCGCCTAATGGATCAACTACAAGGCTATCTGTAATGTCAGCTGCCCCACGGGGTCCTGCAGAAAAGGCGGGCATCGTGTCTGGAGACGTTATTTTGGCAATTGACGATGCAAGTGCGCAAGACATCT GGGTCCTGAGAAGCTCAGTAGATTTGACTATTCTCAGTGGAGCTGATACCAGACATTTTGTTTTGAA GAGAGAAAGATATACTTTAAACCCGGTAATGTCAAGGATGTGTGAGATTCCAGGTTCAGAGGACAGCTCAGAGATCGGTTACATCAAATTAACAACATTTAACCAAAATGCTGCAG GATCCGTGAAGGAAGCCATTAAGAAATTAAGGGAGAACAATGTAAAGCCCTTCGTGTTGGATCTGCGGAATAACAG CGGTGGCCTTTTTCCTGAAGGGATTGAGATTGCGAAGATTTG GAGGGACATTGTTTTTAGCTTTAGACGATTCAATTATTCAAGTGGATATAAGATGTAG
- the LOC123071106 gene encoding uncharacterized protein isoform X4: MGAARDEAGLAAASSSHTRPRPSSSRIPAPARPRPLPPSHLPRTSPARPRRRRRCPSDPTAVDLLLVSLAPVPPLLPSEPQQREDEEHNDDDGGEQQQAAAGRERRAAAEGGRGARRRRWQRVVYSAARAVLERLMRRPHPPRSRLLALARLLLPRDLIQTGPPGPSGFHGCTGQLGCDGRCCRRPRPPRDRVDGARRVPIRARLLHGAAPISVGAHGGEPAVPGGVACGRPRLLLQVLQRAELVQMRRLRRCLQHWMIRSLGYWNPRNSKVRGKSGTQGALMGVGLSIGYPLAPNGSTTRLSVMSAAPRGPAEKAGIVSGDVILAIDDASAQDICKTWLLPINYCQMQC, translated from the exons ATGGGGGCCGCGCGCGACGAGGCCggcctagccgccgcctcctcctcgcacACGCGCCCCCGTCCCTCGTCCTCCCGCATCCCAGCCCCCGCTCGCCCCCGACCTCTCCCTCCCTCGCACCTCCCTCGCACCTCGCCGGCCCGCCCACGTCGCCGCCGCCGATGCCCCTCGGATCCCACCGCGGTGGACCTTCTCCTCGTCTCCCTCGCTCCCGTCCCCCCTCTCCTTCCCTCGGAGCCCCAGCAGAGGGAGGACGAGGAGCACAACGACGACGATGGCGGGGAACAGCAGCAGGCAGCAGCAGGTCGCGAGCGACGAGCAGCAGCGGAGGGAGGACGAGGAGcacgacggcggcggtggcagagaGTGGTGTACAGCGCCGCCAGGGCCGTGCTGGAGCGGCTGATGCGTCGGCCGCATCCGccgaggagccggctgctagccctGGCCCGTCTCCTCCTCCCTCGGGATTTGATCCAGACAGGTCCACCGGGCCCTTCGGGGTTCCACGGTTGCACGGGCCAGCTCGGCTGCGACGGACGCTGCTGCCGCCGGCCTCGGCCGCCGCGCGACCGTGTGGATGGCGCTCGCCGTGTCCCTATCCGCGCCCGCCTACTACACGGCGCCGCCCCCAT CAGTGTCGGCGCTCACGGAGGAGAACCTGCTGTTCCTGGAGGCGTGGCATGTGGTCGACCACGGCTACTATTACAAGTCCTTCAACGGGCAGAGCTGGTTCAG ATGCGGCGATTAAGAAGATGCTTGCAACATTGGATGATCCGTTCACTCGGTTACTGGAACCCGAGAAATTCAAAAGTTCGCGG TAAGTCTGGCACGCAAGGTGCCCTCATGGGTGTAGGTTTATCCATCGGCTATCCATTGGCGCCTAATGGATCAACTACAAGGCTATCTGTAATGTCAGCTGCCCCACGGGGTCCTGCAGAAAAGGCGGGCATCGTGTCTGGAGACGTTATTTTGGCAATTGACGATGCAAGTGCGCAAGACATCTGTAAGACCTGGCTATTACCAATAAATTATTGTCAAATGCAGTGTTAG
- the LOC123071106 gene encoding uncharacterized protein isoform X5, whose product MGAARDEAGLAAASSSHTRPRPSSSRIPAPARPRPLPPSHLPRTSPARPRRRRRCPSDPTAVDLLLVSLAPVPPLLPSEPQQREDEEHNDDDGGEQQQAAAGRERRAAAEGGRGARRRRWQRVVYSAARAVLERLMRRPHPPRSRLLALARLLLPRDLIQTGPPGPSGFHGCTGQLGCDGRCCRRPRPPRDRVDGARRVPIRARLLHGAAPISVGAHGGEPAVPGGVACGRPRLLLQVLQRAELVQMRRLRRCLQHWMIRSLGYWNPRNSKVRGCPHGCRFIHRLSIGA is encoded by the exons ATGGGGGCCGCGCGCGACGAGGCCggcctagccgccgcctcctcctcgcacACGCGCCCCCGTCCCTCGTCCTCCCGCATCCCAGCCCCCGCTCGCCCCCGACCTCTCCCTCCCTCGCACCTCCCTCGCACCTCGCCGGCCCGCCCACGTCGCCGCCGCCGATGCCCCTCGGATCCCACCGCGGTGGACCTTCTCCTCGTCTCCCTCGCTCCCGTCCCCCCTCTCCTTCCCTCGGAGCCCCAGCAGAGGGAGGACGAGGAGCACAACGACGACGATGGCGGGGAACAGCAGCAGGCAGCAGCAGGTCGCGAGCGACGAGCAGCAGCGGAGGGAGGACGAGGAGcacgacggcggcggtggcagagaGTGGTGTACAGCGCCGCCAGGGCCGTGCTGGAGCGGCTGATGCGTCGGCCGCATCCGccgaggagccggctgctagccctGGCCCGTCTCCTCCTCCCTCGGGATTTGATCCAGACAGGTCCACCGGGCCCTTCGGGGTTCCACGGTTGCACGGGCCAGCTCGGCTGCGACGGACGCTGCTGCCGCCGGCCTCGGCCGCCGCGCGACCGTGTGGATGGCGCTCGCCGTGTCCCTATCCGCGCCCGCCTACTACACGGCGCCGCCCCCAT CAGTGTCGGCGCTCACGGAGGAGAACCTGCTGTTCCTGGAGGCGTGGCATGTGGTCGACCACGGCTACTATTACAAGTCCTTCAACGGGCAGAGCTGGTTCAG ATGCGGCGATTAAGAAGATGCTTGCAACATTGGATGATCCGTTCACTCGGTTACTGGAACCCGAGAAATTCAAAAGTTCGCGG GTGCCCTCATGGGTGTAGGTTTATCCATCGGCTATCCATTGGCGCCTAA
- the LOC123071106 gene encoding carboxyl-terminal-processing peptidase 2, chloroplastic isoform X8: MALAVSLSAPAYYTAPPPLSALTEENLLFLEAWHVVDHGYYYKSFNGQSWFRYRERSLRNNPMNTRHETYAAIKKMLATLDDPFTRLLEPEKFKSSRSGTQGALMGVGLSIGYPLAPNGSTTRLSVMSAAPRGPAEKAGIVSGDVILAIDDASAQDIWVLRSSVDLTILSGADTRHFVLKRERYTLNPVMSRMCEIPGSEDSSEIGYIKLTTFNQNAAGSVKEAIKKLRENNVKPFVLDLRNNSGGLFPEGIEIAKIWRDIVFSFRRFNYSSGYKM, translated from the exons ATGGCGCTCGCCGTGTCCCTATCCGCGCCCGCCTACTACACGGCGCCGCCCCCAT TGTCGGCGCTCACGGAGGAGAACCTGCTGTTCCTGGAGGCGTGGCATGTGGTCGACCACGGCTACTATTACAAGTCCTTCAACGGGCAGAGCTGGTTCAGGTACCGCGAGCGCTCCCTCCGCAACAACCCCATGAACACACGCCATGAGACAT ATGCGGCGATTAAGAAGATGCTTGCAACATTGGATGATCCGTTCACTCGGTTACTGGAACCCGAGAAATTCAAAAGTTCGCGG TCTGGCACGCAAGGTGCCCTCATGGGTGTAGGTTTATCCATCGGCTATCCATTGGCGCCTAATGGATCAACTACAAGGCTATCTGTAATGTCAGCTGCCCCACGGGGTCCTGCAGAAAAGGCGGGCATCGTGTCTGGAGACGTTATTTTGGCAATTGACGATGCAAGTGCGCAAGACATCT GGGTCCTGAGAAGCTCAGTAGATTTGACTATTCTCAGTGGAGCTGATACCAGACATTTTGTTTTGAA GAGAGAAAGATATACTTTAAACCCGGTAATGTCAAGGATGTGTGAGATTCCAGGTTCAGAGGACAGCTCAGAGATCGGTTACATCAAATTAACAACATTTAACCAAAATGCTGCAG GATCCGTGAAGGAAGCCATTAAGAAATTAAGGGAGAACAATGTAAAGCCCTTCGTGTTGGATCTGCGGAATAACAG CGGTGGCCTTTTTCCTGAAGGGATTGAGATTGCGAAGATTTG GAGGGACATTGTTTTTAGCTTTAGACGATTCAATTATTCAAGTGGATATAAGATGTAG
- the LOC123071106 gene encoding uncharacterized protein isoform X6: MGAARDEAGLAAASSSHTRPRPSSSRIPAPARPRPLPPSHLPRTSPARPRRRRRCPSDPTAVDLLLVSLAPVPPLLPSEPQQREDEEHNDDDGGEQQQAAAGRERRAAAEGGRGARRRRWQRVVYSAARAVLERLMRRPHPPRSRLLALARLLLPRDLIQTGPPGPSGFHGCTGQLGCDGRCCRRPRPPRDRVDGARRVPIRARLLHGAAPISVGAHGGEPAVPGGVACGRPRLLLQVLQRAELVQMRRLRRCLQHWMIRSLGYWNPRNSKVRGFIHRLSIGA, translated from the exons ATGGGGGCCGCGCGCGACGAGGCCggcctagccgccgcctcctcctcgcacACGCGCCCCCGTCCCTCGTCCTCCCGCATCCCAGCCCCCGCTCGCCCCCGACCTCTCCCTCCCTCGCACCTCCCTCGCACCTCGCCGGCCCGCCCACGTCGCCGCCGCCGATGCCCCTCGGATCCCACCGCGGTGGACCTTCTCCTCGTCTCCCTCGCTCCCGTCCCCCCTCTCCTTCCCTCGGAGCCCCAGCAGAGGGAGGACGAGGAGCACAACGACGACGATGGCGGGGAACAGCAGCAGGCAGCAGCAGGTCGCGAGCGACGAGCAGCAGCGGAGGGAGGACGAGGAGcacgacggcggcggtggcagagaGTGGTGTACAGCGCCGCCAGGGCCGTGCTGGAGCGGCTGATGCGTCGGCCGCATCCGccgaggagccggctgctagccctGGCCCGTCTCCTCCTCCCTCGGGATTTGATCCAGACAGGTCCACCGGGCCCTTCGGGGTTCCACGGTTGCACGGGCCAGCTCGGCTGCGACGGACGCTGCTGCCGCCGGCCTCGGCCGCCGCGCGACCGTGTGGATGGCGCTCGCCGTGTCCCTATCCGCGCCCGCCTACTACACGGCGCCGCCCCCAT CAGTGTCGGCGCTCACGGAGGAGAACCTGCTGTTCCTGGAGGCGTGGCATGTGGTCGACCACGGCTACTATTACAAGTCCTTCAACGGGCAGAGCTGGTTCAG ATGCGGCGATTAAGAAGATGCTTGCAACATTGGATGATCCGTTCACTCGGTTACTGGAACCCGAGAAATTCAAAAGTTCGCGG GTTTATCCATCGGCTATCCATTGGCGCCTAA